The following are encoded in a window of Hallerella porci genomic DNA:
- a CDS encoding DUF4388 domain-containing protein yields the protein MDEFESLSLLASAHVLPFIDFAQTLEKSRITGTVLLECEGVSGFIAFRDGRICCAKCGRLTGPDALEKMLSWDDSALFKLDTHLMPDAVNINQQADTTSLILDALRNIDEKQLQQKNQ from the coding sequence TTGGACGAATTTGAAAGCCTATCTCTTTTGGCGAGCGCACATGTTTTGCCTTTTATCGATTTTGCCCAGACGTTGGAAAAAAGCCGCATTACGGGAACGGTGCTTTTGGAATGCGAAGGCGTTTCGGGCTTTATCGCCTTTAGGGACGGTCGGATTTGCTGTGCGAAATGCGGACGCTTGACCGGGCCGGACGCTTTGGAAAAGATGCTTTCTTGGGACGACTCGGCTCTGTTCAAATTGGACACGCATCTGATGCCGGACGCTGTAAACATCAATCAACAGGCCGATACGACGAGTTTAATTCTGGATGCCTTGCGCAATATCGATGAAAAGCAGCTCCAGCAAAAAAATCAATAA
- a CDS encoding cyclic nucleotide-binding domain-containing protein, whose translation MIAAEDCTVLHLPREAFIKFLEKKSEHCRLPV comes from the coding sequence GTGATTGCTGCCGAGGATTGCACGGTGCTGCACCTCCCGCGGGAAGCGTTCATCAAGTTCTTGGAAAAAAAATCCGAGCATTGTCGTCTGCCTGTATAA
- a CDS encoding cyclic nucleotide-binding domain-containing protein produces the protein MIGRSGIGDWISASYEMEKPFLQQIPRESADFFLLNSQIREYEAGEAIIVGGEMGETFCVLQSGRAQICGRMFADGSYNVIA, from the coding sequence ATGATTGGTCGTTCTGGTATTGGTGATTGGATCTCGGCGTCTTATGAAATGGAGAAACCGTTCCTTCAGCAGATTCCGCGTGAATCCGCCGATTTTTTCTTGTTGAATTCCCAAATTCGGGAATACGAAGCGGGAGAAGCGATTATTGTCGGTGGAGAAATGGGAGAAACGTTTTGCGTGTTGCAGAGCGGTCGCGCCCAGATTTGCGGTCGGATGTTTGCGGACGGCAGCTACAATGTCATCGCCTAG